The Streptomyces sp. HUAS MG91 sequence GACCTTGTCGGATGAGCACGCGGCACCCACGGCCCATCACCCGGGCCCGCAGGTGACCGTGCACCGCGCGTACGAAGTCCGGTCGGACGACGACCTGCTGACGGTGCGTCATGCCGTGCGGGCGGCCACGATCGAGTGCGGATTCGGGCTGGTCGACCAGACCCGGGTGGTCACCGCGGCGAGCGAACTCGCCCGCAACGCCTACGTCCACGGCAAGGGCGGCACCCTCACGGTGGAGCTGCTGGCCCGGCCCGGCGGCAGCGGCATCCGGCTGGTGATAGGGGACGAAGGACCC is a genomic window containing:
- a CDS encoding ATP-binding protein, with the translated sequence MTLSDEHAAPTAHHPGPQVTVHRAYEVRSDDDLLTVRHAVRAATIECGFGLVDQTRVVTAASELARNAYVHGKGGTLTVELLARPGGSGIRLVIGDEGPGIADVGAALQDGFTTGGGLGHGLGGARRLMDEFHIDTCPGAGTTVTVVRWTSR